Within the Staphylococcus argenteus genome, the region TTAAGTGTCTCCCCTTGGTTGTAGCCAATTTCAAACACAATTGGACTTCCAGGTACAATGACGTACGGTAAATCTTCAATGATTGATTCATAAATTGCATATCCATGATTATCAGCAAATAAAGCTTGATGCGGTTCAAACTTTGTCACTGTTGGCGACATTGAATCCATATCCTTTTCGTCAATATATGGAGGATTTGAAATCAAACCATTTAACTTAATACCTTTCTTTATCAATGGTTTCAATGCATTTCCAATTAAAAATTGAATGTGCGTTTGATTTTTCTCTGCATTAACACGCGCTATATTAAGCGCATCTAGAGAGATATCAGTGGCGATAACATTTAGGTCTGGCTTTTCACATTTCAAAGAAACCGCAAGCACTCCGCTCCCTGTTCCGATATCAGCAATTGTTGCACCATCTTTTAATTGTCGTAAAAAATGCAACATAACTTCTTCAGTTTCAGGTCTTGGTATTAAACAATTCGTATTTACATCAAACGTTCTTCCAAAAAACGAAGCAAAACCTACAATATACTGAACCGGTTCTCCTAAAAGCATGCGTTGAAGAGCTAAATCGAATTTCATAATCATTGCTTTAGGCATTTCATCATGCATGTGTACAACAAAGTCAGTACGTGTCCATTGAAATACATCTAGCATTAGCCATTCTGCTCGTGTTTGCTCAAATCCTTTTTTCTGCGCTAATTGAATTGC harbors:
- the prmC gene encoding peptide chain release factor N(5)-glutamine methyltransferase, translated to MVNYKEKLDEAIQLAQKKGFEQTRAEWLMLDVFQWTRTDFVVHMHDEMPKAMIMKFDLALQRMLLGEPVQYIVGFASFFGRTFDVNTNCLIPRPETEEVMLHFLRQLKDGATIADIGTGSGVLAVSLKCEKPDLNVIATDISLDALNIARVNAEKNQTHIQFLIGNALKPLIKKGIKLNGLISNPPYIDEKDMDSMSPTVTKFEPHQALFADNHGYAIYESIIEDLPYVIVPGSPIVFEIGYNQGETLKKIISKKYPDKNIDIIKDINGQDRIVSFIW